A region of Micromonospora chokoriensis DNA encodes the following proteins:
- a CDS encoding aromatic ring-hydroxylating oxygenase subunit alpha → MTIELQRQVDDRIVFDDLESLSFRVDRRAYTDDDVAAREMAKIFDRCWLYVGHESEVPAPGSYVSRDVGGRPVVMARGSDGVIRVFANSCPHRGALICSQSAGQARSFRCPYHDWTFSNQGDLVGVPLPDGYGPGFRKSDFSLARHRSDSYRGFVFATFDPEQPRTLTEYLAGATEYLDLIADQSAVGMEVIQGAQLHGARANWKLMMENSVDIYHFRALHKRYVSYIESLGTMAPRRRGGFARALGRGHGANELVPAAARPLAYWTPMFPPEVRSRMEATAARFVERFGAERAQRITGANRALMIFPNLMIIDAIGITIRKIDPVGAGQMSITSVALAPKDEDPDIRELRKSHYLTFLGPAGFATPDDIEIIESCQRGYLNRTLRYSDLSRGMAKEVPETTDELPAREFWRQWDRLMHDDDDHEEAQHVTQRAARQGAQRR, encoded by the coding sequence GTGACGATAGAACTGCAACGGCAGGTGGACGACCGGATCGTTTTCGATGATCTTGAGAGTCTCTCATTCCGGGTGGACCGCCGGGCCTACACCGACGACGACGTGGCCGCACGGGAGATGGCCAAAATCTTCGATCGCTGCTGGTTGTACGTCGGGCACGAATCAGAGGTGCCCGCGCCGGGCTCCTACGTGTCCCGTGACGTCGGGGGGCGCCCGGTGGTCATGGCGCGCGGCTCCGACGGGGTGATTCGAGTGTTCGCCAACAGCTGCCCGCACCGCGGGGCCCTGATCTGCTCGCAGTCAGCCGGGCAGGCCAGATCGTTCCGGTGCCCGTACCACGACTGGACATTCTCCAACCAGGGCGACCTGGTCGGAGTTCCGCTTCCGGACGGGTACGGGCCAGGCTTCCGCAAGTCCGACTTCAGCCTGGCGCGGCACCGTAGCGACAGTTACCGGGGTTTTGTGTTCGCGACCTTCGATCCTGAGCAGCCACGCACCTTGACCGAATATTTGGCGGGCGCGACGGAGTACCTCGATCTGATCGCCGACCAGTCCGCAGTGGGAATGGAGGTGATCCAGGGTGCGCAATTGCACGGGGCTCGGGCCAACTGGAAGCTCATGATGGAAAATAGCGTCGACATCTACCACTTCCGTGCCCTGCACAAGCGTTACGTGAGCTACATCGAGTCGCTCGGGACAATGGCACCGCGACGACGAGGCGGATTCGCCCGCGCTCTCGGACGGGGGCATGGCGCCAATGAGTTGGTACCGGCGGCAGCCCGACCGCTCGCCTACTGGACGCCGATGTTTCCCCCCGAGGTCAGGTCACGGATGGAGGCGACGGCCGCACGGTTCGTCGAACGGTTCGGCGCCGAACGCGCCCAACGGATCACCGGCGCCAACCGGGCGTTGATGATCTTCCCCAATCTGATGATCATCGACGCGATCGGGATCACCATCCGCAAGATCGACCCGGTCGGTGCCGGCCAGATGTCCATCACCTCAGTCGCGCTGGCCCCCAAGGACGAGGATCCGGATATCCGGGAACTGCGTAAGAGTCACTACCTGACCTTTCTCGGTCCCGCCGGCTTCGCCACCCCCGACGACATCGAGATCATCGAGTCCTGCCAGCGGGGCTACCTCAATCGCACGCTCCGCTACTCGGACCTGTCACGCGGTATGGCCAAGGAGGTCCCCGAGACCACCGACGAACTCCCCGCCCGCGAGTTCTGGCGGCAGTGGGACCGGCTGATGCACGACGACGACGATCACGAGGAAGCTCAACACGTCACTCAGCGGGCCGCGAGGCAAGGGGCGCAACGGCGATGA
- a CDS encoding nucleotide disphospho-sugar-binding domain-containing protein produces the protein MRIAFLTTTQHGHLNPYIPVVNALQAAGNEVVLLLVSADGGALGEQRRQALGAAEIRMVGQVHMAPWSDDPAKIGPMLESSPVADQVADALRATAPDFALLDSLPVLAAAMAGAQASGVPYGMIWANLGGVCPKERRQGRWLYDEQVGDYLTRRGVLWSTRTHSARSPILNVMPTIPSLVGDEAVTDDGVQLVGLPGAAGKRGDEVVFPGLEEIDRGRPLVFVSFGTIFFRRPDLLRTVITGAVKTGAQVIAAVGDLAEELALPADVLTAPYVPQREVLERADVFITHGGYNSVAESIRAATPMLVIPLAVDQPIQAYFVETAGFGTALEPADVSEQAVADAVTDLLDPGRDYRARLRAAQPECGDSAARTAELVISAGEKLQRKGEQ, from the coding sequence GTGCGCATCGCCTTCCTCACCACAACTCAGCATGGTCACCTCAATCCGTACATTCCGGTGGTCAATGCGCTCCAAGCCGCCGGCAATGAGGTGGTGCTGCTGTTGGTGTCGGCGGACGGTGGCGCGCTCGGCGAGCAGCGTCGCCAGGCCCTGGGCGCGGCGGAGATCCGCATGGTCGGGCAGGTCCACATGGCGCCGTGGAGCGACGATCCGGCAAAGATCGGTCCGATGCTCGAATCGTCACCGGTGGCGGACCAGGTGGCTGATGCGCTGCGGGCCACGGCGCCGGACTTCGCGCTGCTCGATTCGCTGCCGGTACTGGCGGCAGCGATGGCCGGGGCGCAGGCGTCCGGTGTGCCGTACGGAATGATCTGGGCAAACCTAGGCGGAGTATGCCCGAAGGAGCGTCGGCAAGGTCGCTGGCTGTACGACGAACAGGTTGGCGACTATCTGACCAGGCGCGGGGTGTTGTGGTCGACCCGGACTCATTCGGCGCGTTCGCCGATTCTCAATGTGATGCCGACGATTCCCTCGCTCGTCGGGGATGAGGCGGTCACCGACGACGGCGTGCAGCTGGTCGGGTTGCCGGGTGCGGCAGGCAAACGCGGCGACGAGGTCGTCTTTCCCGGCCTGGAGGAGATCGACCGCGGCCGTCCGCTGGTGTTCGTCTCCTTCGGCACGATCTTTTTCCGGCGGCCCGACCTCCTCCGCACGGTCATCACGGGGGCGGTGAAGACCGGTGCGCAGGTGATTGCCGCGGTGGGGGATCTCGCCGAGGAACTCGCGCTGCCCGCTGACGTGCTTACCGCCCCGTACGTGCCACAACGTGAGGTCCTTGAGCGCGCCGATGTGTTCATCACCCATGGCGGCTACAACTCGGTGGCGGAGTCGATCCGGGCGGCGACACCGATGCTGGTGATCCCGCTAGCCGTGGATCAGCCGATCCAGGCGTACTTCGTGGAAACCGCGGGCTTCGGGACGGCATTGGAGCCGGCCGACGTCTCCGAACAGGCGGTCGCTGACGCTGTCACCGATCTGCTCGATCCCGGCCGGGACTACCGGGCGCGGCTGCGCGCGGCGCAGCCCGAGTGCGGCGATTCCGCCGCGCGCACGGCGGAACTGGTCATCAGCGCGGGCGAGAAGCTACAGCGAAAGGGGGAGCAGTGA
- a CDS encoding VWD domain-containing protein has product MRWTVRLAATISVLLTALATGAVSAAAASADGGLGLALRPGQADYRSGDQVRLDLTVTNTTGAACALPTSAVGTVQVTGVHLDGRELTPTLARSFHDDGIGAAATAGLTTVKPGATTTVSLTGVRLHDGAVLLRSVAATPDGGGLDTLWPVGAPGRYEVTAGYLPLPVTGATGLCAGGTTLRTTTFTVADGDGMADRRWVWLAGGALLLALLAVAVVVVLRRRSRRPTAAALALLLATVGALVVGGPRPARADYAVDPTGGVPVSGVDFQGAVDACLKGFAAPGGDPSGLLPRLRDTKSPRVRIIPTTGGSGAFETPDSPDGKGSSTVTWNPTSVEPYGDGVARDPCAALYHELNHADDISQNKVPQGDCGSTESRTAEVRATLAENRYRAAKGLPPRTEYDGKTLPKNLDECKKPAKKKPPQKGPVKLCEEGANCGGSNGDPHLVTFDRVAYDFQAVGEFTLVTATGNDPLEVQVRQAPMAGTRTASVNSAVAFRVGTHRVALTLTDGGTRVHVDGTPVAAPPERTDLPGGGTLTRRPSDTAPADGYDVTWPDGSAAAVDQIGHYGYRVLVKLADGRAGKVRGLLGDFDGDPADDIAPSAGTALTQPVPFTQLYPAYADSWRITPDRSLLHYDDGQDTGTFTDRAFPEREVTVDDLDPARRATAEQICRWAGITAPAQLAECVFDVAVSGRPEFAVAGATTEQVVPPAATPITAVPVATASLTPGGAPLTFPGRAGDAVFVDVTAPGMVNRCSPFALTDPTGQDIGGGCAINGVGYVDRVDLTTTGTYAVRVTAAPGDTGRAAVRVYVARDVDGTLQANGPEVTATLDHPGARARYRFTGQQGERVFVEVPTSTLPHQCSPLELRDAEDRLLSSGCVINGVGEIDGTLLPTDGTYTVVVDPTGRTTGATTLRLVSSRDQAATITVGGPPVVATVERPGAVTTVRFTASAGTSVSLTATASDLPDQCGVLELRAPDGSPITSGCVINGAGDIEPTVLPTSGTYTVVVDPSGGATGQVALTLT; this is encoded by the coding sequence ATGAGGTGGACGGTGCGACTCGCGGCCACAATTTCCGTACTGCTCACCGCCCTGGCGACCGGCGCGGTGAGCGCCGCCGCGGCGTCCGCCGACGGCGGTCTCGGCCTGGCCCTGCGGCCCGGCCAGGCCGACTACCGGTCCGGCGACCAGGTCCGCCTCGACCTCACTGTCACGAACACCACCGGCGCGGCGTGCGCGCTGCCGACCAGCGCCGTCGGCACCGTCCAGGTGACCGGGGTACACCTCGACGGGCGCGAACTCACGCCGACGCTGGCCCGCAGCTTCCACGACGACGGCATCGGTGCCGCCGCCACCGCAGGGCTCACCACTGTGAAACCCGGTGCGACCACCACGGTGAGCCTGACCGGCGTACGCCTGCACGACGGCGCGGTGCTGCTCCGCTCGGTGGCGGCGACCCCGGACGGCGGCGGCCTCGACACGTTGTGGCCGGTCGGCGCCCCCGGCCGGTACGAGGTGACCGCCGGCTACCTGCCCCTGCCGGTGACCGGCGCGACCGGCCTCTGCGCGGGCGGAACCACGCTGCGGACGACCACGTTCACCGTCGCTGACGGCGACGGCATGGCCGATCGGCGCTGGGTGTGGCTTGCCGGCGGAGCGCTGCTGCTGGCGCTGCTCGCCGTCGCTGTGGTGGTGGTCCTGAGGCGCAGAAGCCGCCGGCCGACCGCCGCCGCGCTGGCGCTGCTGCTGGCGACCGTCGGCGCGCTGGTCGTCGGTGGGCCCCGACCGGCCCGGGCCGACTACGCGGTGGACCCGACCGGTGGCGTACCGGTCAGCGGCGTCGACTTCCAGGGCGCTGTCGACGCCTGCCTCAAGGGGTTCGCCGCGCCCGGCGGCGACCCGTCCGGCCTGCTCCCGCGACTGCGGGACACGAAGTCTCCCCGGGTGCGGATCATCCCGACCACCGGCGGCTCGGGCGCGTTCGAGACCCCGGACAGCCCCGACGGGAAGGGCTCCTCGACGGTCACCTGGAACCCGACCTCCGTCGAGCCGTACGGCGACGGCGTGGCCCGGGACCCCTGCGCCGCGCTGTACCACGAGCTGAACCACGCCGACGACATCTCCCAGAACAAGGTTCCGCAGGGCGACTGCGGCAGCACCGAAAGCCGTACGGCCGAGGTGAGGGCGACCCTCGCGGAGAACCGCTACCGGGCGGCGAAGGGCCTGCCACCGCGCACCGAGTACGACGGGAAGACGCTGCCGAAGAACCTCGACGAGTGCAAGAAACCGGCGAAGAAGAAGCCTCCGCAGAAGGGGCCGGTGAAGCTCTGTGAGGAGGGCGCGAACTGCGGCGGCAGCAACGGTGACCCGCACCTCGTCACGTTCGACCGGGTGGCCTACGACTTCCAGGCCGTGGGCGAGTTCACGCTGGTCACCGCCACCGGCAACGACCCGCTGGAGGTGCAGGTCCGGCAGGCGCCGATGGCGGGCACCCGGACCGCCTCGGTCAACTCGGCTGTCGCGTTCCGGGTCGGCACGCACCGGGTGGCGCTCACGCTCACCGACGGCGGCACCCGCGTACACGTCGACGGCACGCCGGTGGCCGCGCCGCCGGAACGCACCGACCTGCCCGGCGGCGGCACCCTCACCCGCCGCCCCTCCGACACCGCACCCGCCGACGGGTACGACGTGACGTGGCCGGACGGCTCCGCGGCGGCGGTGGACCAGATCGGCCACTACGGCTACCGGGTGTTGGTCAAGCTCGCCGACGGCCGGGCCGGGAAGGTCCGTGGCCTGCTCGGCGACTTCGACGGTGACCCGGCCGACGACATCGCGCCCTCCGCCGGGACCGCGCTCACCCAGCCGGTGCCGTTCACGCAGCTCTACCCCGCGTACGCGGACAGCTGGCGGATCACCCCGGACCGCTCGTTGCTGCACTACGACGACGGGCAGGACACCGGCACGTTCACCGACCGTGCCTTCCCCGAACGGGAGGTCACCGTCGACGACCTCGACCCGGCCCGCCGCGCCACCGCCGAGCAGATCTGCCGGTGGGCCGGCATCACCGCCCCCGCCCAGCTCGCCGAGTGCGTCTTCGACGTCGCGGTCAGCGGCCGCCCCGAGTTCGCGGTGGCCGGCGCCACCACCGAGCAGGTCGTCCCGCCCGCCGCCACACCGATCACGGCCGTACCCGTCGCAACCGCCAGCCTCACCCCCGGCGGAGCGCCACTGACGTTCCCCGGCCGGGCCGGGGACGCCGTCTTCGTCGACGTCACCGCGCCCGGAATGGTCAACCGCTGCTCGCCGTTCGCGCTCACCGACCCGACCGGGCAGGACATCGGGGGTGGCTGCGCCATCAACGGCGTCGGGTACGTCGACCGCGTCGACCTCACCACCACCGGCACGTACGCCGTGCGGGTCACCGCAGCCCCCGGCGACACCGGACGGGCAGCCGTCCGGGTGTACGTGGCCCGGGACGTCGACGGCACGCTGCAAGCGAACGGCCCGGAGGTCACCGCGACACTGGATCATCCCGGCGCGCGGGCCCGTTACCGGTTCACCGGTCAGCAGGGTGAACGCGTCTTCGTTGAGGTGCCCACGAGCACACTTCCCCACCAGTGCTCGCCGCTGGAACTACGCGACGCCGAGGACCGGCTGCTCAGCAGCGGCTGCGTGATCAACGGCGTCGGCGAGATCGACGGCACGCTGCTGCCCACCGACGGGACGTACACAGTGGTGGTCGACCCGACCGGACGCACCACCGGCGCCACCACACTGCGCCTGGTCAGCAGCCGCGACCAGGCGGCGACGATCACCGTCGGCGGTCCGCCGGTCGTCGCCACCGTCGAGCGACCCGGCGCGGTCACCACCGTCCGGTTCACCGCCAGCGCCGGTACGTCGGTGAGTCTGACCGCGACCGCCTCCGACCTACCCGACCAGTGCGGTGTCCTGGAGCTACGCGCCCCCGACGGCAGCCCGATCACCAGCGGCTGCGTGATCAACGGGGCCGGCGACATCGAGCCGACGGTGCTGCCGACCTCCGGCACGTACACGGTGGTGGTGGACCCGTCCGGGGGCGCGACCGGGCAGGTCGCGCTGACGCTGACGTGA
- a CDS encoding L,D-transpeptidase, whose protein sequence is MARFTRAGAVVGALTLAASLALTGCGDEQKKPAFVGGTSAADPGAAPGSSTSPDPNTPSTPSGPTLALSPADGTKNRPVSTEISAKLPDGGKVSAVTLTADGGGTVEGKLRTDGSAWVPSTPLKWGTRYTATLTASGADGTSSQGTSSFTTMAKPKSMIGSGLYLFDDKSYGVAMPVVTEFHPGIPKKDRAAVQKRMFVRTDPPQPGAWHWVDNGTQAYYRAPEYWKPGTTISVRIAIAGMPLSNGKYGDVDRKATAKIGRSFEMKVDNASKKMTVYENGAVVRTIPVSLGKKSTPSSSGTMVVMEKKEATVFDTRDDPDPANRYVTDIQFAQRLTWGGEYIHAAPWSEHVQGRQNVSHGCVNVSMVNARWLFEKTRIGDPITIKGTERKIAAGNGWTAWSLSWSAFVKGSALPVPSGGAGPAL, encoded by the coding sequence ATGGCACGGTTCACGCGAGCCGGAGCGGTGGTGGGCGCTCTGACTCTGGCGGCGTCGCTGGCACTGACCGGATGTGGCGACGAGCAGAAGAAGCCGGCATTCGTCGGCGGGACGTCGGCGGCCGACCCGGGCGCCGCGCCGGGCTCGTCGACGAGTCCGGACCCGAACACGCCGAGCACACCGAGCGGGCCGACGCTCGCCCTGAGCCCGGCCGACGGCACGAAGAACCGGCCGGTGAGCACCGAGATCAGCGCGAAGCTCCCGGACGGCGGGAAGGTGTCCGCCGTCACCCTGACGGCGGACGGCGGGGGCACGGTAGAGGGCAAGCTGCGCACCGACGGTTCGGCCTGGGTGCCGTCCACCCCGCTGAAATGGGGCACCCGCTACACCGCCACGCTGACGGCGAGCGGGGCCGACGGCACGAGCAGCCAGGGCACCAGCAGCTTCACCACGATGGCGAAGCCCAAGTCGATGATCGGCTCGGGCCTGTACCTCTTCGACGACAAGAGCTACGGGGTGGCCATGCCGGTGGTCACCGAGTTCCACCCGGGCATCCCGAAGAAGGACCGGGCGGCGGTGCAGAAGCGGATGTTCGTCCGCACCGACCCGCCGCAGCCGGGAGCGTGGCACTGGGTCGACAACGGCACGCAGGCCTACTACCGGGCCCCGGAGTACTGGAAACCGGGCACGACCATCAGCGTGCGGATCGCCATCGCGGGCATGCCGCTGAGCAACGGCAAGTACGGGGACGTGGACCGCAAGGCCACCGCGAAGATCGGCCGGTCGTTCGAGATGAAGGTCGACAACGCCAGCAAGAAGATGACGGTGTACGAGAACGGCGCGGTCGTCCGCACCATCCCGGTGAGCCTGGGCAAGAAGAGCACCCCGTCGTCCAGCGGCACCATGGTCGTGATGGAGAAGAAGGAGGCCACGGTCTTCGACACCCGGGACGACCCGGACCCGGCCAACCGCTACGTCACCGACATCCAGTTCGCCCAACGGCTCACCTGGGGTGGCGAGTACATCCACGCCGCACCCTGGTCGGAGCACGTGCAGGGACGGCAGAACGTCTCGCACGGCTGCGTGAACGTGTCGATGGTCAACGCCAGGTGGCTGTTCGAGAAGACCCGGATCGGTGACCCGATCACCATCAAGGGCACCGAGCGCAAGATCGCCGCCGGCAACGGCTGGACGGCGTGGAGCCTGAGCTGGTCGGCGTTCGTCAAGGGCAGCGCGCTACCCGTACCCAGTGGTGGGGCCGGCCCGGCGCTCTGA
- a CDS encoding L,D-transpeptidase — protein sequence MRASQDRLIRGGGRRRVFAAGLLAVALAFTSACTDGDGGKPSSWHGGGGAPAPKAAATISEPAADAKDVPASTGITFTTKDAQKTTVELKDAAGKAVEGTLAKDGTSWLPAGALEYGTAYTATVTATGDDGRPATATSTFTTMAKPGNQVRVTSFLGDNQVVGVGMPLIVKFSRGIPEDYRDDVQRRMTVTSTPAQEGIWHWVSPTEIRYRPKEFWKTDSKVSYRVQTGGLPMGDGWYGRADLTVDITIGPAVVMTVDNKTKRMTVTRNGSVIKTIPVSLGKKSTPSSSGTMVVIEKLRKTVFDTFEELGPEEGYRTKIDFAQRLTWGGEFIHAAPWSEGQQGTTNVSHGCVNVSMANGDWLFKNTQIGDPITVKGTERKLQNGNGWTDWNMSWDEYVKGSALPYEPPADPDTTPTTPDGATPSATPTA from the coding sequence ATGCGAGCTAGCCAGGATCGACTGATCAGGGGCGGTGGGCGGCGCCGCGTCTTCGCGGCAGGGCTCCTCGCCGTGGCGCTGGCCTTCACGTCCGCGTGCACCGACGGCGACGGCGGCAAGCCATCCTCGTGGCACGGGGGCGGTGGGGCACCGGCGCCGAAGGCGGCCGCGACCATCAGCGAGCCGGCTGCCGACGCCAAGGACGTGCCGGCCTCCACCGGCATCACCTTCACCACGAAGGACGCCCAGAAGACCACCGTCGAGCTCAAGGACGCGGCCGGCAAGGCGGTCGAGGGCACCCTCGCCAAGGACGGCACGTCATGGCTGCCGGCCGGGGCGCTGGAGTACGGCACCGCCTACACGGCGACCGTGACCGCCACCGGTGACGACGGTCGTCCGGCGACCGCGACCAGCACCTTCACCACGATGGCCAAGCCGGGCAACCAGGTACGCGTGACCAGCTTCCTCGGTGACAACCAGGTCGTCGGGGTCGGCATGCCGTTGATCGTGAAGTTCAGCCGGGGCATCCCGGAGGATTACCGGGACGACGTGCAGCGCCGCATGACGGTGACGTCGACGCCCGCGCAGGAGGGCATCTGGCACTGGGTCAGCCCCACCGAGATCCGCTACCGGCCCAAGGAGTTCTGGAAGACCGACAGCAAGGTCTCCTACCGGGTGCAGACCGGCGGTCTGCCGATGGGTGACGGTTGGTACGGCCGTGCCGACCTGACCGTGGACATCACAATCGGCCCGGCGGTGGTCATGACGGTGGACAACAAGACCAAGCGGATGACCGTCACCCGCAACGGCTCGGTGATCAAGACGATTCCGGTCAGCCTCGGCAAGAAGAGCACCCCGTCGTCCAGCGGCACCATGGTCGTGATCGAGAAGCTGCGCAAGACGGTCTTCGACACGTTCGAGGAGCTGGGCCCGGAGGAGGGCTACCGCACCAAGATTGACTTCGCGCAGCGCCTCACCTGGGGCGGGGAGTTCATCCACGCGGCACCCTGGTCGGAGGGTCAGCAGGGCACCACGAACGTCTCACACGGTTGCGTGAACGTGTCCATGGCCAACGGCGACTGGCTGTTCAAGAACACCCAGATCGGTGACCCGATCACGGTCAAGGGCACCGAGCGCAAGCTGCAGAACGGCAACGGCTGGACCGACTGGAACATGAGCTGGGACGAGTACGTCAAGGGCAGCGCCCTGCCGTACGAGCCTCCGGCCGACCCGGACACCACCCCGACGACCCCGGACGGCGCGACCCCGTCCGCGACGCCGACCGCCTGA
- the orn gene encoding oligoribonuclease, giving the protein MPVADLLVWIDCEMTGLDLGRDKLIEVAALVTDPELNVLGDGVDVVIHADEAALEAMPEVVQTMHAKSGLTDEVRRSAVTLAEAEDRVMEYVTSFVKDPRTAPLCGNSIATDRGFIARDMPRLDAHLHYRMIDVSSIKELCRRWYPRVYFGQPQKGLAHRALADIRESIRELEYYRRTLFVPLPGPDVETAKAIAAEL; this is encoded by the coding sequence GTGCCGGTGGCTGATCTCCTTGTCTGGATCGACTGTGAGATGACCGGGTTGGACCTCGGCAGGGACAAACTGATCGAGGTTGCGGCACTGGTCACCGATCCCGAGCTCAACGTGCTGGGTGACGGTGTCGACGTGGTGATCCACGCCGACGAGGCGGCGTTGGAGGCGATGCCGGAGGTCGTCCAGACGATGCACGCCAAGTCCGGTCTCACCGACGAGGTCCGCCGGTCGGCGGTCACCCTGGCCGAGGCCGAGGACCGGGTGATGGAGTACGTCACCAGCTTCGTCAAGGATCCGCGCACCGCGCCGCTGTGCGGCAACTCGATCGCCACCGACCGGGGCTTCATCGCCCGGGACATGCCCCGCCTCGACGCGCACCTGCACTACCGCATGATCGACGTGTCGTCGATCAAGGAACTCTGCCGTCGCTGGTACCCGCGCGTGTACTTCGGCCAGCCACAGAAGGGCCTCGCCCACCGGGCGCTGGCCGACATCCGGGAGAGCATCCGGGAGTTGGAGTACTACCGGCGGACGCTCTTCGTCCCGCTCCCCGGCCCGGACGTGGAGACCGCCAAGGCGATCGCCGCCGAGCTCTGA
- a CDS encoding glycosyltransferase 87 family protein, which translates to MPAEPVAPPAVTDDDPGGRLVRRLVAVVALLAVLPALYLPGLVHNFFDLKIYMSAMDWWRVGHPLYDYVQPDRVQGELYFTYPPFSALLLWPFGLLRLGVTVAIFTVLTVLAVVLTTRWLVLPVIARHGLPRTFTLVAAVLLVLAVESIRETITFGQINMLLVVLILADLLFAVPQARRWAGVGVGLATALKLFPGIFIVYLLATRRWRAAAVAGATAAAATLLAAAIAPGDSWRFWTQELWDTERVGRTDIVGNQSLFGLLSRFTAPEKPDRLLWLLLVAAVAAYGLWRATRAARAGDALTGLTLTGLVGALASPITWTHHIYWFVPAVVLLVDAALSADRPDEAGRRWWSATLALVTTVVIVYGVVTFQKWGAGVIRTHDPVDFVAQNTYVLLSLLLLAALPIRSTPATENRTKWTDLSTSRDQR; encoded by the coding sequence GTGCCAGCAGAACCCGTCGCACCGCCCGCCGTCACAGACGACGATCCCGGCGGCCGTCTGGTCCGTCGCCTGGTGGCGGTGGTGGCCCTGCTCGCCGTGCTGCCGGCGCTCTACCTGCCCGGCCTCGTGCACAACTTCTTTGACCTCAAGATCTACATGTCCGCCATGGACTGGTGGCGCGTCGGCCACCCGCTCTACGACTACGTCCAACCGGACCGGGTGCAGGGCGAGCTGTACTTCACCTACCCGCCGTTCAGCGCGCTGCTGCTGTGGCCGTTCGGTCTGCTGAGGCTGGGCGTCACCGTGGCGATCTTCACGGTGCTCACCGTGCTCGCCGTGGTGCTCACCACCCGCTGGCTGGTGCTGCCGGTGATCGCCCGGCACGGCCTGCCGCGCACGTTCACACTGGTCGCCGCCGTGCTGCTGGTGCTGGCCGTGGAGAGCATCCGCGAGACGATCACCTTCGGCCAGATCAACATGCTGCTGGTCGTGCTGATCCTGGCCGACCTGCTGTTCGCCGTGCCGCAGGCGCGACGGTGGGCCGGGGTGGGTGTGGGGCTGGCGACGGCCCTCAAGCTCTTCCCCGGCATCTTCATCGTGTACCTGCTGGCCACCCGGCGGTGGCGGGCCGCAGCGGTGGCCGGCGCGACCGCGGCGGCGGCGACGCTGCTCGCGGCCGCGATCGCCCCCGGCGACTCGTGGCGGTTCTGGACGCAGGAGCTGTGGGACACCGAGCGGGTCGGACGCACCGACATCGTCGGCAACCAGTCGCTGTTCGGTCTGCTCAGCAGGTTCACCGCACCGGAGAAGCCGGACCGGCTGCTCTGGCTGCTGCTGGTCGCCGCGGTCGCCGCCTACGGGCTGTGGCGGGCCACCCGCGCCGCCCGGGCCGGTGACGCGTTGACGGGCCTGACGCTGACCGGTCTGGTGGGGGCTTTGGCGAGCCCGATCACCTGGACCCACCACATCTACTGGTTCGTGCCGGCGGTGGTGCTGCTCGTCGACGCGGCGCTGAGCGCCGATCGGCCGGACGAGGCGGGTCGGCGCTGGTGGTCGGCCACACTCGCGCTGGTCACCACCGTCGTGATCGTCTACGGGGTGGTGACGTTCCAGAAATGGGGAGCGGGTGTGATCCGTACCCACGACCCGGTGGACTTCGTCGCGCAGAACACCTACGTGCTGCTCAGCCTGCTGCTGCTGGCGGCTCTGCCGATCCGGTCGACGCCCGCGACGGAAAATCGCACCAAATGGACAGATCTCTCGACTAGCCGCGATCAGCGCTAA
- a CDS encoding YcnI family copper-binding membrane protein, with product MTRFRRTATAAAALAITAAATAVLGFAGPASAHVTVNPKEATQGGYARVAFRVPNESDTASTNKLEVVLPENAPVGSVSTMPVPGWTVATEKRKVDPPIEVHGSQLTEAVSKITWTATGDAAVKPGQFQEFPVSMGPLPKVDTMVFKVLQTYSDGTISRWIDDPTPGGEEPEHPAPVLTLAAAAPQGGAATPTAAAVATPDDDDDDDGNGLAVGLGVAGLVAGLAGLVLGGLSFTRTRREPVAKA from the coding sequence ATGACCCGATTCCGGCGTACCGCAACCGCCGCTGCCGCCCTGGCGATCACCGCCGCCGCCACCGCTGTGCTCGGCTTCGCCGGACCGGCGTCCGCCCACGTCACGGTGAACCCGAAGGAGGCGACCCAGGGCGGCTACGCGCGGGTGGCGTTCCGGGTGCCCAACGAGAGCGACACCGCCTCGACCAACAAGCTGGAGGTGGTGCTGCCGGAGAACGCCCCGGTCGGCTCGGTGTCGACGATGCCGGTGCCGGGCTGGACGGTGGCGACGGAGAAGCGCAAGGTGGACCCGCCGATCGAGGTGCACGGCAGCCAGCTCACCGAGGCGGTCTCCAAGATCACCTGGACGGCCACCGGTGACGCGGCGGTGAAGCCGGGGCAGTTCCAGGAGTTCCCCGTCTCGATGGGGCCGCTGCCGAAGGTCGACACGATGGTCTTCAAGGTCCTGCAGACCTACTCGGACGGCACCATCTCGCGGTGGATCGACGATCCGACCCCGGGTGGTGAGGAGCCGGAGCACCCGGCGCCGGTGCTCACCCTGGCGGCTGCCGCCCCGCAGGGGGGCGCGGCCACGCCGACCGCTGCCGCCGTCGCGACCCCCGACGACGACGATGACGACGACGGCAACGGCCTCGCTGTCGGCCTCGGCGTGGCGGGTCTCGTCGCCGGGCTGGCCGGCCTGGTGCTGGGCGGTCTGTCGTTCACGCGGACCCGCCGGGAGCCGGTCGCCAAGGCCTGA